A DNA window from Flavisolibacter ginsenosidimutans contains the following coding sequences:
- the rplS gene encoding 50S ribosomal protein L19: protein MNAAVAFVHEQLTNKKSLPKFKAGDNVTVNYKIIEGNKERIQSFRGDVIKCQGEGATASFTVRKISDGIGVERLFPFFSPNIDSVVVNKAGRVRRAKLYYQRERSGKSARIQEKKRAVAAKATA, encoded by the coding sequence ATGAACGCCGCTGTTGCTTTTGTACACGAGCAGTTGACCAACAAGAAAAGCTTACCCAAGTTTAAAGCCGGTGACAACGTTACCGTCAACTATAAAATCATTGAAGGAAACAAAGAACGTATCCAGTCATTCCGCGGCGATGTGATCAAATGCCAGGGTGAAGGCGCTACTGCATCATTTACCGTTCGCAAAATCTCCGACGGTATTGGCGTAGAAAGGTTGTTCCCTTTCTTCTCGCCCAACATTGACTCCGTTGTGGTAAACAAAGCCGGCCGCGTACGCCGTGCCAAGCTTTACTATCAGCGCGAACGCAGTGGCAAATCGGCACGCATCCAGGAAAAGAAAAGAGCCGTTGCCGCAAAAGCAACAGCGTAA
- the rny gene encoding ribonuclease Y yields MELSIATLIIAVVALAVGIVAGKFIFAKDTKRKVDEAELHAQNLIKEAELRAETVRKEKELSAKEKFVQLKAEHEKEVLERNRKVGEGENRIRQKEQGLNQKTEQLERQIKENNAIKENLTRQMDVISLKQAELEKHQEEHTRRLEKLANLTADEAKAQLVESLKQEAHSQALGLQQEIIDEAKQKANKEARKIIIQSIQRTAAEQAIENAITVFNLESDEIKGQIIGREGRNIRAIEAATGVDLIVDDTPEAIILSCFDPLRREIARLSLQRLVTDGRIHPARIEEVVEKTKRQLEEQIMEIGERTVIELGIHGLHKELIRLVGKMRFRSSYGQNLLMHSREVANLCGIMAAELGLNPKLAKRAGLLHDIGKVPDEETELSHALLGAKLAEKYGEVPAVVNAIGAHHDEMEMQFVISPIIQSCDSISGARPGARREIMQQYLQRIKELENLAQAYNGVEKAYAIQAGRELRVIVEADKVTDGDSEKLSFDIAQKIQTEMTYPGQIKVTVIREKRAVNVAR; encoded by the coding sequence ATGGAACTCAGTATAGCGACCCTGATCATTGCCGTCGTCGCCCTCGCGGTGGGCATCGTTGCGGGAAAGTTCATCTTTGCCAAAGACACAAAAAGGAAAGTTGACGAAGCCGAACTCCACGCACAAAACCTGATCAAAGAAGCCGAACTCCGCGCCGAAACCGTTCGAAAGGAAAAAGAATTATCGGCCAAAGAAAAGTTTGTGCAACTGAAAGCGGAGCACGAAAAAGAAGTGCTGGAGCGCAACCGAAAAGTAGGCGAAGGCGAAAACCGCATTCGGCAAAAAGAACAAGGGCTTAACCAAAAAACAGAACAGTTAGAGCGGCAGATCAAAGAGAACAACGCCATCAAAGAAAATCTTACCCGCCAGATGGACGTGATTAGCCTGAAGCAGGCTGAATTGGAAAAGCACCAGGAAGAACACACCCGCCGCTTGGAAAAATTGGCCAACCTCACGGCTGACGAAGCCAAGGCCCAACTTGTTGAAAGTTTAAAACAAGAAGCGCATTCACAAGCCCTCGGTCTTCAGCAGGAAATTATTGACGAGGCCAAGCAGAAGGCCAACAAGGAGGCCCGCAAAATCATCATCCAATCCATTCAGCGCACAGCCGCCGAGCAAGCCATTGAAAACGCCATTACCGTTTTTAATTTAGAGAGCGACGAGATTAAAGGTCAGATCATCGGTCGCGAAGGCCGGAACATTCGCGCCATAGAAGCCGCCACCGGTGTGGATTTGATTGTGGACGACACTCCCGAAGCCATTATTCTTTCCTGCTTTGATCCGTTGCGCCGCGAGATTGCCCGCCTCAGTTTGCAGCGCCTCGTAACCGACGGCCGCATTCACCCGGCCCGCATTGAAGAAGTGGTCGAAAAAACAAAGCGCCAGTTGGAAGAACAAATCATGGAAATTGGCGAACGCACGGTAATTGAACTGGGCATTCACGGTTTGCATAAAGAATTAATAAGGCTCGTGGGCAAGATGCGCTTCCGCTCATCGTACGGGCAAAACCTGCTGATGCACAGCCGGGAGGTAGCGAATCTTTGCGGCATCATGGCCGCTGAACTGGGCTTGAATCCTAAGCTTGCAAAACGTGCCGGCTTGTTGCACGACATTGGCAAAGTGCCGGATGAGGAAACAGAATTGAGTCATGCCTTGCTGGGAGCAAAACTGGCCGAAAAGTACGGCGAAGTACCAGCCGTTGTAAACGCCATTGGCGCTCACCACGACGAGATGGAAATGCAGTTTGTCATCTCTCCTATTATCCAGTCCTGCGACTCAATTAGCGGTGCACGTCCGGGAGCACGCCGCGAGATCATGCAGCAATATTTGCAACGCATTAAAGAATTGGAAAACCTTGCGCAAGCCTACAACGGCGTTGAAAAAGCCTACGCCATTCAGGCCGGACGCGAGTTGCGTGTGATTGTGGAAGCCGACAAAGTAACAGACGGCGACAGCGAAAAGCTTTCCTTTGATATTGCCCAAAAAATTCAAACCGAAATGACTTATCCGGGGCAGATTAAAGTGACCGTGATTCGGGAAAAGCGGGCGGTAAACGTGGCAAGGTAA
- a CDS encoding uracil-DNA glycosylase family protein yields MASLKIESHPFASFVPSPMKCLIIGSFPGKEQTRGSLDENAWFYGSPYNQLWRILEQAYDRGLKTKNDKQQLFEEAGIGMTDIFKSIIRTAGSNLDENLQIVEYNKDEIEKILKAFQPQVFCTSRFVEKEFKKMFPAYAAVDVLPSPSPRYFKLSIAQKAEIYKKKLPPAKKAD; encoded by the coding sequence ATGGCTTCGCTAAAAATAGAATCCCATCCTTTTGCGTCTTTTGTTCCATCACCGATGAAATGTTTAATCATTGGCAGCTTTCCGGGCAAGGAACAAACACGCGGCAGCCTAGACGAAAATGCCTGGTTTTACGGTTCGCCCTACAACCAGCTTTGGCGCATACTGGAACAGGCTTATGACCGCGGGTTAAAAACAAAAAACGACAAGCAACAATTGTTTGAAGAAGCCGGCATCGGCATGACCGATATTTTTAAATCCATTATTCGCACGGCGGGCAGCAACCTTGACGAGAATTTGCAGATAGTGGAGTACAATAAGGATGAAATTGAAAAAATTCTAAAGGCCTTTCAGCCGCAGGTATTTTGTACCAGCCGTTTTGTGGAGAAGGAATTTAAAAAAATGTTTCCGGCTTATGCGGCGGTAGATGTTTTGCCTTCGCCATCGCCGCGGTATTTTAAATTAAGCATTGCACAAAAGGCGGAGATTTATAAAAAGAAGTTGCCGCCGGCGAAAAAAGCCGATTAA
- a CDS encoding cell division protein ZapA: MNEELIPLNLVVGDRSYRVRIQPKDEEVVRKTAKTINDKIVEFKTMFAGKDMQDYIAMVLVWFATEQNAAITNVMNMDNVSSRLQTLENLIDTALERSGS, encoded by the coding sequence ATGAACGAAGAACTCATTCCTCTTAACCTCGTCGTCGGCGATCGAAGTTATCGCGTACGCATCCAACCCAAGGACGAAGAAGTGGTGCGCAAAACGGCCAAAACCATCAACGATAAAATCGTTGAATTCAAAACCATGTTTGCCGGCAAGGACATGCAGGATTACATTGCAATGGTACTGGTTTGGTTTGCCACGGAGCAAAACGCGGCCATCACCAATGTAATGAACATGGACAACGTGAGCAGCCGCTTGCAAACGCTGGAAAATTTAATTGATACGGCGCTGGAACGCAGTGGCAGTTAA
- the pheT gene encoding phenylalanine--tRNA ligase subunit beta, whose amino-acid sequence MTISYNWLSTYLPVKLNPERLSQILTSVGLEVEKMERFEEVKGGLKGLVIGEVLEANQHPNADKLKLTKVSVGGEPLQIVCGAPNVTAGQKVVVATVGTTIYPTGGEPLTMKVAKIRGVESYGMICAEDEIGLGSSHAGIMVLPSDAKVGTSAADYFKPFSDVIYEIGLTPNRMDAMSHWGVARDVCAYLTHHDKIEAKPVLPQTNFAVDNTSLNIKVRVENAEACKRYSGVCLANVTIAESPKWLQERLKAIGLRPINNIVDITNFIQHETGQPLHAFDYDQIGGKEVVVKTLPEGTSFITLDDKERKLNSEDLIICDASEPMCIAGVFGGLHSGVTEKTKNIFLESAWFNPISIRKTSFRHGLRTDAATRFEKGIDIANTVTVLKRAAMLMKEIAGGSIASEIVDVYPSPEAKKEVTLSYAFLKKLSGKVYPPESVKAILESLQFSVVKDDAESIALQVPYHKPDVTIQADVVEEILRIDGLDNIDIPTSITITPSVEEDYKAESRKEKISGVLTGAGFTEILTNSITNAAYFTEEESTTAVKLLNNLSNELNALRPSMMYTALEVIQFNLNRKNNNLRFFEFGKTYGTKGVGEYVEINHLCLYATGQLNENSWKGKGVPVDVYYLKGLAQSLLTALNVKGVALEKGDNADLDSSLNIFIGKEKAGEIGSVKKSLAGKFDVKQQVLFADFYWDVLLKNAGSKIAFKEIPKYPAVERDLAMIVPKDMYYGEVQESVKKLRLPQLRDVRLFDVFESDKLGKDKKSLAVNFTFLDEEKTLTDKEIDGWMNKIMATLEKSLGAEIRKQ is encoded by the coding sequence ATGACGATTTCTTATAATTGGCTCAGCACCTATTTGCCCGTAAAACTCAATCCCGAGCGGCTTTCGCAGATTCTTACTTCCGTAGGACTGGAAGTAGAAAAAATGGAACGTTTTGAAGAAGTGAAAGGCGGACTGAAAGGATTGGTGATTGGTGAAGTTTTGGAAGCAAACCAGCATCCGAATGCCGATAAATTAAAGCTCACGAAAGTTTCGGTTGGTGGCGAACCGTTGCAGATTGTTTGCGGCGCACCCAACGTGACTGCCGGTCAAAAAGTAGTGGTGGCAACGGTGGGCACAACCATTTATCCAACCGGCGGCGAACCGCTTACGATGAAGGTGGCCAAGATTCGCGGTGTAGAGAGCTACGGCATGATTTGCGCGGAAGACGAAATTGGTTTGGGCTCTTCTCACGCAGGCATCATGGTATTGCCGAGTGATGCGAAAGTAGGCACGAGCGCCGCGGATTATTTCAAACCGTTCAGCGATGTGATTTATGAAATTGGCCTCACGCCAAACCGCATGGACGCGATGAGTCACTGGGGCGTGGCCAGAGACGTTTGCGCCTATCTCACGCATCACGATAAAATCGAAGCAAAACCCGTGTTGCCGCAAACGAATTTCGCCGTTGACAATACCTCCTTAAATATTAAAGTACGGGTTGAAAATGCCGAAGCCTGCAAACGTTATTCGGGTGTTTGCCTTGCGAACGTAACCATAGCCGAATCGCCGAAGTGGTTGCAGGAACGATTGAAGGCAATTGGCCTTCGCCCCATCAACAACATCGTTGACATTACCAATTTTATTCAGCACGAAACCGGCCAGCCGCTGCACGCTTTTGATTACGACCAAATCGGCGGAAAGGAAGTGGTGGTAAAAACATTGCCCGAAGGCACTTCTTTCATAACACTTGACGATAAAGAACGCAAGTTAAACAGCGAAGACCTGATAATCTGCGATGCCTCCGAACCGATGTGCATTGCCGGCGTGTTTGGCGGTTTGCACAGCGGCGTAACGGAAAAGACAAAAAATATTTTTTTAGAGAGTGCCTGGTTCAATCCGATCTCCATTCGCAAAACATCCTTTCGCCACGGCTTGCGCACCGATGCGGCTACGCGGTTTGAAAAAGGCATTGACATCGCTAACACTGTGACCGTATTGAAGCGTGCCGCAATGTTGATGAAAGAGATTGCCGGAGGTTCTATTGCATCAGAAATCGTTGACGTTTATCCATCGCCGGAAGCAAAAAAAGAAGTAACACTGTCCTATGCTTTCTTAAAAAAATTAAGCGGCAAAGTTTATCCGCCCGAAAGCGTAAAAGCCATTTTGGAAAGTCTTCAATTCAGCGTAGTGAAAGACGACGCAGAAAGCATTGCGTTGCAAGTGCCGTATCACAAACCCGACGTGACGATACAGGCCGACGTGGTAGAAGAGATTTTGCGCATTGATGGCTTGGACAACATTGACATTCCTACGTCCATCACCATCACGCCATCGGTGGAGGAAGATTACAAAGCCGAAAGCAGGAAAGAAAAGATTTCCGGTGTTTTAACCGGTGCCGGCTTTACCGAAATTCTGACCAACTCCATTACCAATGCCGCGTATTTTACAGAAGAGGAATCAACGACCGCAGTGAAGTTGCTGAACAACTTAAGCAACGAACTGAATGCCTTGCGCCCTTCGATGATGTACACGGCGCTGGAAGTGATCCAGTTTAATCTCAATCGCAAAAACAACAACCTGCGCTTTTTTGAATTTGGCAAAACCTACGGCACAAAAGGGGTTGGCGAATATGTAGAAATAAATCACTTGTGCCTTTACGCAACGGGACAACTGAACGAAAACAGTTGGAAAGGCAAAGGCGTGCCCGTTGACGTCTATTATCTGAAAGGCCTTGCACAATCATTATTGACAGCGCTGAACGTAAAAGGTGTTGCGTTAGAAAAGGGCGACAACGCCGATTTGGATTCTTCGCTGAACATTTTCATTGGAAAGGAAAAAGCCGGGGAAATCGGCAGCGTAAAAAAATCACTGGCGGGTAAATTCGACGTGAAGCAGCAGGTTTTGTTTGCGGATTTTTATTGGGATGTTTTGCTAAAAAATGCAGGCAGTAAAATTGCTTTTAAAGAGATTCCAAAATACCCTGCAGTAGAAAGAGACCTGGCGATGATTGTGCCAAAGGATATGTACTACGGCGAGGTTCAGGAAAGCGTGAAGAAACTTCGCTTGCCGCAGTTGCGCGACGTGAGATTGTTTGACGTTTTTGAAAGCGATAAATTGGGCAAAGACAAAAAATCACTGGCCGTGAACTTTACTTTTCTGGACGAAGAAAAAACCCTGACGGATAAAGAAATTGATGGCTGGATGAATAAAATCATGGCAACCTTGGAAAAGTCTCTTGGTGCTGAAATCCGCAAGCAATGA
- a CDS encoding DUF4440 domain-containing protein, which yields MKRSNLLLTVALFALAFGAFAQSPKPAVNKMTNMPYKVENTNLKFGSSMYAMQVLQAWKAWDDNELDKMSGMFSDDFWGTLADGTVVKGKEAFLKGGTEYRSSFSSVSSEVIACTTLKSAEHPDNDAVVIWGRETDVKKDGTSQKAALHEVWFFNKAGKVFEFHQYASPIKEEMK from the coding sequence ATGAAACGTTCAAACCTCTTGCTGACCGTGGCGCTTTTTGCGCTTGCCTTTGGTGCGTTTGCGCAAAGCCCGAAACCGGCCGTCAACAAAATGACGAACATGCCGTACAAAGTGGAAAACACCAACCTGAAATTTGGCAGCAGCATGTATGCCATGCAGGTATTGCAGGCATGGAAAGCCTGGGACGATAACGAGTTGGATAAAATGAGTGGCATGTTTTCCGATGATTTTTGGGGCACCCTGGCCGATGGCACCGTGGTTAAAGGAAAGGAAGCCTTTCTAAAAGGAGGAACGGAATACCGCAGTAGTTTTTCTTCTGTGTCCAGTGAAGTAATTGCCTGCACCACTTTAAAAAGTGCCGAGCACCCCGATAACGACGCCGTTGTAATTTGGGGAAGAGAAACCGATGTCAAAAAAGACGGAACCTCACAAAAGGCGGCCCTTCACGAAGTGTGGTTTTTTAACAAGGCCGGGAAGGTGTTTGAGTTTCACCAGTATGCCTCGCCCATAAAAGAAGAAATGAAATAA
- a CDS encoding YifB family Mg chelatase-like AAA ATPase, translating into MLVKTFGSAVYGVEAITITVEVNWMGSGLGTVIVGLADNAVKESMQRIESTFKVIGKEMTRTRVVINLAPADLKKSGTAFDLPIAVGILAAIKQLKNGEAIDKYIIMGELSLDGEVRPIKGALPIAIQARKEGFKGLIVPKVNAREAGMVNNLNVYGVSHINDVIQFFESEEKSLEPTTINTREEFFHSQYDFEADFADVKGQENIKRALEIAAAGGHNAILIGPPGAGKTMLAKRLPTILPPLSLHEALETTKIHSVAGKLPENTTLVSKRPFRSPHHTISDVALVGGGGIPQPGEISLAHNGVLFLDELPEFKRQVLEVMRQPMEERRVTISRAKVAVDFPASFMLIASMNPCPCGFYNHPEKECTCPPGAVQKYLNKISGPLLDRIDLHVEVTPVPFSELSTLKPQETSESIREKVMKAREIQAERYKGHKGIYCNAQMSSKMLKEICVINTAGQALLKKAMERLNLSARAYDRILKVSRTVADLSGSEDIKIEHLAEAIQYRSLDREGWAG; encoded by the coding sequence ATGCTTGTAAAAACCTTTGGCAGTGCGGTGTACGGCGTCGAGGCCATTACCATCACAGTAGAAGTAAACTGGATGGGTTCAGGCCTTGGTACCGTCATTGTGGGCCTTGCCGACAACGCCGTCAAAGAAAGCATGCAACGCATCGAAAGCACGTTTAAAGTCATTGGCAAAGAAATGACCCGCACCCGCGTCGTCATTAACCTCGCACCGGCCGACCTTAAAAAAAGCGGAACCGCTTTTGACCTTCCCATCGCCGTCGGCATTTTGGCCGCTATCAAGCAATTAAAAAACGGTGAGGCCATTGACAAGTACATCATCATGGGAGAGTTGAGTTTGGACGGCGAAGTGCGTCCCATTAAAGGCGCCTTGCCCATTGCCATTCAGGCCCGCAAGGAAGGTTTCAAAGGACTGATAGTGCCCAAAGTAAATGCAAGGGAAGCGGGCATGGTGAACAACTTAAACGTTTACGGTGTTTCGCATATCAACGATGTCATTCAATTTTTTGAAAGCGAAGAAAAAAGCCTGGAGCCAACAACGATCAACACCCGCGAAGAATTTTTTCACTCGCAATACGATTTTGAAGCCGACTTTGCCGATGTAAAAGGGCAAGAAAACATTAAACGGGCATTAGAGATTGCGGCGGCTGGCGGGCACAACGCAATCCTGATTGGCCCGCCCGGCGCAGGAAAAACAATGCTGGCGAAACGATTGCCCACCATACTTCCACCTTTGAGTTTGCACGAAGCCCTGGAGACGACAAAGATTCATTCCGTAGCGGGCAAACTGCCGGAGAACACAACGCTAGTTTCAAAGCGTCCGTTTAGAAGCCCCCATCATACGATTTCAGATGTGGCATTAGTTGGCGGCGGCGGCATTCCGCAACCCGGCGAAATATCGCTGGCGCACAACGGTGTTTTGTTTTTAGACGAATTGCCGGAGTTTAAGCGGCAAGTATTGGAAGTGATGCGTCAACCAATGGAAGAACGAAGAGTAACAATCTCCCGTGCGAAAGTGGCGGTTGATTTTCCCGCATCGTTTATGCTGATTGCTTCGATGAATCCCTGCCCTTGCGGCTTTTACAATCATCCCGAAAAAGAATGCACTTGTCCGCCCGGCGCGGTGCAAAAGTATTTAAACAAAATCTCCGGTCCTTTGCTTGACAGAATTGATTTGCACGTAGAAGTGACGCCGGTTCCTTTCAGCGAATTGTCCACCTTAAAACCGCAAGAGACTTCGGAAAGCATTCGCGAAAAAGTGATGAAGGCGAGAGAGATTCAGGCGGAACGTTACAAAGGCCACAAAGGGATTTATTGTAATGCGCAAATGAGCAGCAAAATGCTGAAAGAAATTTGCGTTATCAACACAGCCGGACAGGCTTTGTTGAAGAAAGCCATGGAGCGTTTGAATCTTTCGGCACGGGCTTATGACAGAATTTTAAAAGTTTCCAGAACCGTTGCCGATTTAAGCGGGAGCGAAGACATAAAAATTGAACATCTTGCGGAAGCAATACAATACCGGAGTTTAGACAGGGAAGGTTGGGCAGGATAA
- a CDS encoding glycosyltransferase family 2 protein yields the protein MTTEQGVSICIPAYNGEKYLQEALQSAVKQTYPEIEVLVVDDGSTDNTLIIANSFATTHDNVRVLKNPASGGMVANWTKCVEEAKHSWIKFLFQDDILEPDCVQKLMDLCRETNAAIAFCRRDFIVEANAPAATLAYIKIANKAEKVFSKGLITPVILAQQVAMYGTENIIGEPTCLLFHKSVLQRAGGFDARFYQSVDFEFAVRAALLNGIAFTPETLAHFRIHGSSQTSTNTSATQKDASLKRSLRSLWGDDILLFHTYLSDKRFAAVREYLPEEELRNIIRYKYLRACREYSSKVVNEALKDVIPQVPEIKKLPYNYLRYKIEKWKYKAFQKRRNK from the coding sequence GTGACAACTGAACAAGGGGTATCCATTTGCATTCCTGCTTATAACGGCGAAAAATATCTGCAAGAGGCGCTTCAGTCGGCGGTAAAGCAAACCTATCCTGAAATTGAAGTTCTGGTGGTTGACGATGGCTCAACCGACAATACATTAATCATCGCCAACAGTTTTGCAACAACGCACGACAATGTTCGTGTTCTAAAAAACCCGGCTTCCGGCGGAATGGTAGCCAACTGGACCAAATGCGTGGAAGAGGCAAAACATTCCTGGATAAAATTTCTTTTTCAAGACGACATACTTGAACCCGACTGCGTGCAAAAACTAATGGACTTGTGCCGCGAAACCAACGCCGCCATTGCATTTTGCCGGAGAGATTTTATTGTCGAAGCCAATGCACCGGCAGCAACGCTTGCGTATATTAAGATTGCCAACAAAGCCGAAAAAGTTTTTTCCAAAGGATTGATCACGCCAGTAATTCTTGCACAGCAAGTAGCAATGTACGGCACCGAAAACATTATTGGTGAACCGACTTGCCTGCTCTTTCACAAAAGCGTATTGCAACGGGCAGGCGGCTTTGATGCCCGGTTTTATCAGTCGGTAGACTTTGAATTTGCGGTACGAGCCGCACTTCTCAACGGCATTGCATTTACGCCGGAAACGCTGGCGCATTTTCGCATACACGGCAGCTCGCAAACGAGCACCAATACTAGCGCAACACAAAAAGATGCTTCACTCAAGCGCAGCCTGCGTTCGCTTTGGGGCGATGATATTTTGTTGTTTCACACTTATTTGTCAGACAAACGTTTTGCGGCCGTTCGGGAATATTTACCGGAAGAAGAATTACGAAACATCATTCGATACAAATACCTGCGGGCCTGTCGTGAATATAGCAGCAAGGTGGTGAATGAAGCATTAAAAGATGTAATTCCACAAGTACCGGAAATCAAAAAACTGCCATACAATTATCTCCGTTACAAAATTGAAAAATGGAAGTACAAGGCCTTTCAAAAACGGCGCAACAAATAA
- a CDS encoding glycosyltransferase family 4 protein gives MKNVLIDMHRLKHNPYNGLYIFSKELGQCLADAQPEDMRLHFYVPEKDAGIFGPGVQYEKHRSVDKFFRFGTGKFDVWHVTTTLSWYKPFSKKVKVVYTIHDLNFLIEEKDNPRRNKRVLGEIRKRAHRADYIVGISQYALDVANEFLPIKDKPQRVIYNGASFLPEDQIQPPQNIPRHPFLFSIGQLYPRKNFHVLPPLLVNNDYELIIAGLHQTAYGEKILEAAKNFGVKDRVHLIGPVSEGEKHWYYKHCEAFLFPSFAEGFGLPVVEAMHYGKPVFLSTETCLPEIGGNAAYYFKNFNADIMREQFANGMRDYSETKKAEAVVQQSKKFSWHRAAEEYIEVYNTFA, from the coding sequence ATGAAAAATGTTCTCATTGACATGCACCGCCTGAAGCACAATCCTTACAACGGCTTGTACATTTTTTCGAAAGAACTGGGGCAATGTCTGGCCGATGCGCAGCCCGAGGACATGCGGCTTCATTTTTACGTGCCGGAAAAGGACGCAGGCATTTTTGGCCCCGGAGTTCAGTACGAAAAGCACCGCTCGGTAGATAAATTTTTTCGCTTTGGCACCGGCAAGTTTGATGTTTGGCATGTAACCACAACACTTTCCTGGTACAAACCTTTTTCCAAAAAAGTAAAAGTGGTTTATACCATTCACGATCTCAACTTTTTAATCGAAGAAAAAGACAATCCGCGGCGGAACAAACGGGTGCTTGGCGAAATAAGAAAAAGGGCGCACCGGGCCGATTACATCGTGGGCATTTCGCAATACGCTTTGGATGTGGCCAACGAATTTCTGCCTATAAAAGATAAACCGCAACGGGTGATTTACAACGGCGCTTCTTTTTTACCGGAAGATCAAATTCAACCCCCGCAAAACATTCCGCGGCATCCTTTTCTTTTCTCCATCGGCCAGCTTTACCCGCGAAAAAATTTTCACGTGCTGCCGCCGCTGCTTGTGAACAACGACTATGAATTGATCATCGCTGGTTTGCATCAAACAGCATACGGCGAAAAGATTTTGGAAGCCGCAAAAAACTTCGGCGTAAAAGATCGTGTTCATCTTATTGGGCCGGTGAGCGAAGGCGAGAAGCATTGGTACTACAAGCATTGCGAGGCGTTTTTGTTTCCTTCGTTTGCCGAAGGTTTTGGCTTGCCCGTAGTGGAAGCCATGCATTACGGCAAGCCGGTATTTCTTTCCACCGAAACCTGCCTGCCCGAAATTGGCGGCAATGCAGCTTACTACTTCAAAAATTTTAATGCGGATATCATGCGAGAACAATTCGCCAACGGCATGAGGGATTACAGCGAAACAAAAAAAGCCGAAGCCGTTGTGCAACAGTCAAAAAAATTCAGTTGGCACCGCGCCGCGGAAGAGTACATAGAGGTTTACAATACTTTCGCGTAA